The nucleotide sequence GCTTCCCCTGGCTTTCTCGCACGAGAAAATCCCCAGAATTCACTAGCAGCTCCTGCACCTCTGTTCGTGGGATGGCACCATGATACCACACCTGGTCCTGGAGAGGCTTCTGTATATCTGGGATAAGCTGTAGTGGTGGGGGGAGCTGGGTGGGGGAAACAACCAGACAGACACATGAAGTACCAGCGCCTGCCTCCTTCCtgatcttattattttttcctggGCTATTGTAACAACCTCCCAAATTGTCTCACCGACTCTAACTTTTCACCCTCCGGTTTCTTCTCTGTATGTTGCCAAAAGAACAGCTTGGATGGCGtcactcctccctccccctacCCTGTGTGCCCCCCTCCAAATGCCCTTCCATAGAGCTCTACTGCCTACCGAATTAAGCACAAACTTCTCAGGTTGACATTCAGAGCCCTTTACCGTATGGCCCTCTCCGTCTCTAGTCTTATCTCTCACTCCTTCCCAAATGTTCTCTAGGCTTTAGCCAAAGCAGACTACCTGCTGTTCCCTGAACATGTTCCCCACCGTCACCACATCCACACTCCTCTTCACGCTGTTCCCTCCACTTGAAATACTCCCCCCCATTCCTCTTGTGGAATCCTACCCATGGAAGGGTTTGGTGTGGGGGTGAAGTGTTAAGGGGAAATAATGCtggtgtaaaaacaaaaggcaacaatcgttctttttaaaaaaaaaaaaaaaatcctgcttcTCCTCTAAGGCCCAGCTTGAATGTCAGCTCCTTAAATCTTCTTCTGTTCCCCCGACCAAATATGATTTACTTTTGTTCCAACCCCCCTAGCGCTTGGCTGCTTCTCTTCTGACACTTATCAGAATCCTGTGCCGGCTTGTAGTTATTTAGGCATGTGTCTTTTTGCATTTGTAAGTTCTCAAGGGCATGGCATGCAGCCAGCTGTTTCTGATCCCCCCCTGCCTACCACTGTCTGTGCTAGACTCCATAAACGCTGAGCTGCACTCTTAGGGCGAAGGGCTAATGCAGAGCCAACGACAAGGCCTGGGAGGAGGGACTGAGGTTGTAGGCAAGGTTTAGGCACGGGGAGTTGTGGAGCGGGAGGAGGATGGCAAACATTATGGCTTGGAATTCTTAGGGAACGTGGGGCTAAGCCACCGTAGGAAAAACAGCTGCTCCCAAGGGCAATGCTTTTCCCCCCAGAAGTGAAGGCCTTTTAGGGCTGGATCACCCTACCTTACAGGGCAGGAAAAGAGATcctggagaaaaggagggaaatagaGGGGGAGGACTGATGGAGAGGGTTTGGGGCTTTAGCAGTCGACAGCTACTTACTGAGAATCGAGGACGGAAGATTCCTGAGATATGGTTCTTCAGAATTTCTAAGGTGGGTGTCCTTCCCCCATCACGGTCCTGCTCCTGTGGTCAAGGAGAGGTTTCAGAGCATGACTGAGTTTtccagaaaggggaaggggggCATAATAAGGGTCTACTGAATGCTGGGAAAAGTAGAGATGGGTCGGGGAGACAACACTGTCTCCAGCCAGGGTTTGGGCTGAGCCGGGGTGACAGTGAGGTAGGAGAAACAGGCGTACTGTGGAGGAGGTAGAGTGCTGGTCATCCTGCAGAACGAGGACAGGGGGTGGTTCCCCAGGACCCAGTTGGTCCAGTTTGCTCTGGAGCAGGTCCTGTTGGGCTTGCAGTTTGGCTTGGCAGCACAGGGCCATCTGGAAGTCCTGGAGAGCTTCCTGTAGGACCTGGCGCTTCCCAAGGAGCTGTACTCTGTGGGGTAGACCAGATGACTAGATAGAAAAGGTGGTCCCCTTCCGCCCCCCCTTTTATATATAGGCCGCTTCTCCAGGCCATTGGCTTGTGCTCCTTCAGTCTCACCTCTCCCTTGGGTGAatgctttcttcttccctctgaaTCTCCCTCTGCAACTGGGTGACCACCTGCTGCCTGCTTATCACCATTTCTCTGGCCGTGGTCAGCTCCTCATTCACTGAAGTCAGGCTACGGTGCCAAGACATGTGTCAGGAACAACCCGTCCCTCCCCTCCTCCGGGGAAAGAGCGGTTTCCAGTAAAGATGCTCACGGCCTGACTACCACCCCCTCGGCACAACGCTGTAATCTCTCGCCTCCATGCCACATCTTGTGTATTTAAAAGTATCCAACTCGGGGGCCAGCCAGgcggctcagtgaattgagagccaggctcagagacgggaggtcccgggttccaatctggcctcagactctgcCTAGccgggaccctggacaagtcacttgtcccccccttgcctagcccttactgctcttctgccttagaacctgtacatagtattgagtctaagatagaaggtgagggtttaagagaaacaaaaaagccTCCAACCTCTCTCCCCACATAGGCCACCTCCATCCTCTTAGCACCAAAGGGCCCAAATGGGGGCTCCCCCACTGCCTCCCACCTGTGCGGGGGTCCCCTACGTACGAGTGCTGGACACTCTCGATGGTCAGCTCATTCAGCTGCAGCTCCCCAGGCTCCAGCTGTTCGCCTTCCTCCAACAAGGTATCATCAAAGGTGACACAAGGAGGGGCGTTTGGGGAGGATCTGCGGAGAGGCAGGATTCAGGGGTGCTTCCTGCGTCAGGCGTGGAGAGAGGGGCTTCGGTCCTTGACGGGGGGGGGCAGGGGGCTTACCCATGTTGCTGGAGAAAGCCTTCGTACTCCGTGTGGGGGTCGATGCAGGCTGCGGCGGCTGCGATCTCCCGATGGATGGTCACCACTTCGTCCTGGACTAGGCTGCTGATCTCGATGTACTCCTGAAGGATCTCTTTCCTGTTGGTCCCCCAGCCCCCAAGCACAGAGAGCTGTAGGAGACTCCTCTCCCCGGATGGAGGGGGCTTTCTACACCCACTTTTGCCCCTCATCTCCTTCTGGTGTTTCCTGCCAGGTCTTGGACCCCATTAAACCTCCCTGACGCATCACCCCAGGTGCAGAGGCAACTTAGGGGATGtggtggagagagcactgggcttggaggcaggaggGTGAGGGTTCAAGCATGCCCTCAGACATtgattggctgtgtgaccctgggcaagtcactgaacctctgttaGTCTGTTTCCTCCActttaaaacagggataataacacTTCCTACATCACAGAGTTACTGTGAGGCCTAAATGatatgataatattttttaaaaacctttaccttttgtcctagtatcaattctaagacagaagagtggcaaaggttaggcaatgggtgttaaatgacttccctgggaTCACATAGCGAGGTAGTACcttgagtcagatttgaacccaagatctcctggcTCCAGGAGGAACAttttatccactgggctacctagctgcccctgacataactatatttggtttaaaaaaatcctttttaagcagttgtcttttgtcttagaatcaatactgttgtattgggttcaaggcagaagatcagtaagggctgggcgatgggggttaagtgacttgtccaggatcacactgctaggaagtgtctgaaatcagatttgaacccaggacctcctgatttctggcatggtgctctatccacagtgctacctagctgctcctgatataacgatatttgtaaagcacagagGAGGTGatggataaatgtttattgtcttttctcccttctccttctgacCTTTCTACCTCCTGAATGCCTTTCCaacactccctccctctcttttttttttttttatctcttcttaagGGAATTGGTCAATGGTCCAGGAAGGTTCTGCAGGCAAATTTGGAGTCTTTTGATAGCAGGAAGAGGGATCActggagttagaagggactttaaagttCAGCTAgcctaattctttcattttataggtgaggaaatctAGGGCCCAAGAGGTTAGGCGATGACCAAGATTACTCAGGCAACAGAGATGAGATGTGAACTCAGATCCTGGGACTCTACCATGCTGCCAAAAAACCTACGATAGGACAAACCAGTTGGGGTTCTGGGAGATGCAGGGGATAATgtgggaaatgaggaaaagatgTGGAAGGGGGGAGTAATGGAGGTGGTGTGGGGAGGTCTTTACAGGATTAGAGCCATCTCCTGATGCAGGTCCTGCAGGGACTGGAGCAAGCCAGGCAGCAACAGCTGGTGATGGTGCTGATGGTGCAGCTGGGCAGCCCGGATGCCCAGCACATAGCGATTGTGATGTGCGTAGAGTTTCCAGAGGGTCCGAACATACTTATCCTTGGCCTTGTCCCGGTCCTTGTCTGAATGGAAAGGGGGCCCCAGACATAGACAGAATGGATTAGATCACCCCCAgaactgaaatcaggaagatgctCGGCAACCCACTCTCCAGGATGAACCTGACCCTCCAGGGCTACCCAGGAACTAGCCCGGCTTTCCAGGTCTCCTCTAGGTCAGGGATGACCCAAGGCTGGGCTGGACCTTCCAAATCGAGTAGATCACTCCGCTCCCCCAAGTCTATATCTAAAAGGATTTTCTGGACCAAACCAGCCTTTGAGGGGAAGGCAAAAGGGAAAATTCAGTCCAGATGCTCCTTCCTGAACAGTTTTTCTAGATTAAAGTGGGCTTGGTACTTAAAATACTATTAATTCCAAGTCTAGGCTAGAAGGTAACCTTTCTGTTACCATCTCTTTTTGTCAACAGCACTGTCTGAATATCCATGATGTGCTGGATGCTCTATGGGGGCCAATAGGGAtgccaaaaaattaaaacacagTCCTTATCCTCAAAGAACAAAATTGCATAGCTTAGGCTAGACCAAAGCCCAGAGAACAATGAGGCATTTATATGGGTAAGAGCTGGGTCCTTCTTTGTTGGGCATCCTTCCTCTAGAACAGGAGGCCCATTCTCCCCCTAAGTCTGAACCTGGACATggtccctcattttattttagataCAGGCACCTGGAGAAGGCACCTCTGTACCAGTGATGCTGCCTACCTTTGCTGGCTTCCTGGTATTTGCGCTTGGCCTGAGCACTGTCCCGTGCCAGCACCCGGTATTGACTTTTCAGCTTTTCAATATCGAGGTTGTGTATCTGGTAGGGCAAGAGAGAGTACTTAATTAGCACCTGTCCTATGTCCCTAAGCCAGGGGACTCCTCTGGAGTGGGGATGCCTCTGTTAGGGAGTAGACAGAATCCCTAGAAGTGATGTGACTCTAACAGAGCATGGCTGAAACCTAAAGCAAGTGGCACCCTATTCGGAAATgatagtgatataaaaacaaaaaaatatcaaggagaaaCCATTTAAAGgcta is from Gracilinanus agilis isolate LMUSP501 chromosome 2, AgileGrace, whole genome shotgun sequence and encodes:
- the FES gene encoding tyrosine-protein kinase Fes/Fps → MGFSSELCSPQGHGALQKLQEAELRLLEGMRKWMAQRVKSDREYAGLLHHMALQEGGSQVRNLDHVSQISQSWAEITRQTESLSRLLRQHAEDLNSGPLSKLSILIRERQQLRKSYSEQWQQLQQDLTKIHNLDIEKLKSQYRVLARDSAQAKRKYQEASKDKDRDKAKDKYVRTLWKLYAHHNRYVLGIRAAQLHHQHHHQLLLPGLLQSLQDLHQEMALILKEILQEYIEISSLVQDEVVTIHREIAAAAACIDPHTEYEGFLQQHGSSPNAPPCVTFDDTLLEEGEQLEPGELQLNELTIESVQHSLTSVNEELTTAREMVISRQQVVTQLQREIQREEESIHPRERVQLLGKRQVLQEALQDFQMALCCQAKLQAQQDLLQSKLDQLGPGEPPPVLVLQDDQHSTSSTEQDRDGGRTPTLEILKNHISGIFRPRFSLPPPLQLIPDIQKPLQDQVWYHGAIPRTEVQELLVNSGDFLVRESQGKQEYVLSVLWDGQPRHFIIQSSDNLYRLEGDGFPSIPLLIDHLLRSQQPLTKKSGITLNKAIPKDKWVLNHEDLVLGERIGRVSASTVPICIL